The segment CAAGAAGCCGTTCGTTTTCACCTCCTTTTCCCTAAAAAGAGCCAGAAAACAAGAACGCCCGCTTGTAGCAGGCGTTCTGTAATGAGGAAGGCAGTGAGGCTTATTGTCCTACCAGGAAAACAGCGTTCCCGAACATCAGTTTACCGCCCTGCCAGAAAGCTCTGAACAACGGGTTGTCTACCAGATACACCACCTGCCCACGACCTAAGTCCTGCACCCCCAAAACCAAACCATTCTGTAAGTTACTTTCGGCTTTGGAGCCTACAAATCCGGTAGCAGGGGCTTCTTCTTTCACCACACCCACGTTCCAAGCGTCTTTCATGAACTGGGGCAACGTACTGGTTCTGATCAAAGCCGGATAGGTGGTCCCGTACCCGAAAGCAAGTGGATGGGTGTTGTCTAAGTTAATCCGGAATACGCTGCCCTGCACTTCTTCAGAAATAGATTCACGCTCGCGATTGGCATATTTCTTAAGGTCTTCTGCCGAAGGAGCCTTTTTCGCATTGGTGGTATCAGGAGCTTTCTTTTTCACCGCGAAATCTGGTTTATCGGCTAAAAAGGTCACGGCACTTTCCATGGCAATGAGTTTACCACCGGCCCGTACCCAATCTTTCACTTTGTTCAAGGTTTTTTCTTCCAGTATGCGCGTGTAAGAACCAGTAGGCAGAATAAGCACATCAAACTCATGCAACGGCACATTGGCGAAATAATCTCCCCCTAACACGGTGACAGGATACCCGATCTGCTGCTCAAAGTAATGCCAGATCTCCCCGAATCCGTAAGGAGAAACCCCTTCGCCCGTCAACAAGGCAACTCTTGGGGCCTTTACATACCGTACACTGCGTGACCCAAAGTCGGAGCCGTTGGTGACAAAACCTGTGGTAGATGACGTCAATTTGATTCCTAATGAATCGGCTGCCCGGGTCACAAGCTGGTCGAATTTAGCGCCTAAGCTTTCGTTTCCGGTGCGGGTAATGATGAGGGTTCCAGGAGCATATTTTACTTTATTCTGCTCAAAAGGCACTTCTGAATACCGTACGCGCACTTTGGATTTAAGCAAAGATGCCAGCAATTTCAGGTCTTGTACTCCGTTCCAGGGAGCAATGTAGGCGTAGGCCGCAGGCACCGTCGTGTTGGTGATTGCGGCGGCTGGTTTGGAGTCGTTCATGGAAATACGGCCAGTAAACGCAGCGCCTTTTAGCCCATATGCATACGGCAACGACCAGGCAGTGATGTCATAGGTCACAGAGTCTTCTAACCGGGCAGAGGGTTCAAACAACACGTTCAACAAGGTAGATTTAGGCTGGTAGGCGCTAATTACCAGATCGCCTGCCTCATACTTTATTGACTCGGTTTTGCCGTTCTGGTAGTTAAAGCCTTTGCTGCTTCCGGCTCCTTTGGCGTACCCGTAACGGATTTGCTGGCGATCCAGATAGTCGGTCAATTCTTTGATGCGGCCTTCTTCGCCTTTCATTTTGAACACGTAGCTGCGGTACTGCCCGAAGGGTTTCGTTTGCGCATCGGAGTAGAACTTCCTGAACTCTTTTACTACCTGGTCTACTTTGTCTGAGATGGCTTCTACCGTAGCCAAACTGGCGGCATGGTGGTGGGCAATACGCTGACTTAAAGTAAGGCTGTCCCCATCGGCTTTCTGGATGACTACCCCGGCCCGGCCCGAGCCGCCTTGCTCATACGTCATGGCAATAGCACCCTGGTAGGTTGGCCAGGTATCACCGTAACTTGGGTAGAAAAGGTCAAAGCTTTCACGGGTGAAATAGAGCCAGTTGTTTTTATCAAAGTACTTGCGGTTGTAATCCCCAATAATGCCTTGGAACTCACGCTGCCAAGGCGTAATTGCGTCATGATAAGGCTTCGCCGAGGGTGCAAAGTAATACGGGTTGTCTACCGCTTGCTCATGGAAATCGGCGTGCAGTTGCGGCATCCATTGGCTATAAACCGCAGCCCGCTGCTTTGATTCAATCTGCGTTTGCCAAGCCCAATCACGGTTCAGGTCAAAGTAATAGTGGTTAGGACGTCCGCCCGGCCAGGGTTCATGGTGTTCCCAAGCCCAGGGAGAAGCGTTAGGTACCTGGTTCCGGGCCCGGTTATACCATTGGGTGTAGCGCTCACGCCCGTCGGGGTTTACGCAAGGATCAATCATAACCACAGTGTTCTCCAGCCACTGCTGGGTTTGGGCATTGCTGGGGTTTACTAAGTCATACAACACCTGCATCACAGCCTCAGAAGAAACAGACTCATTGCCGTGAATGTTGTAGCTTAACCACACAATGGCCGGCTGCTTTCCGCCGGTAGGCTGACCGCTTACCAGGCCCGTGTTTTTCAGGTTATTCGTTCTGATTTCCTCCAGGCGCTGCATGTTGGCCGGTGAGGAAATGGTGGCCAGCAGCAAGGGACGGTTTTCATAGGTATGCCCGTAGGTCTGCACCTGCATTTTGTTCTGGTTCTGGCTAGCCAGGTAGCGCACATAATCTACAATGCGGCCATGGTACGTAAACTGCTCTCCCAGGCGGTAGCCCAGGAACTGCTCAGGTGTTTGCAGCGCCGTTTGTGCGTAGGCCGCCGAAACACCGTAGAGGAACATCCCTAAACACAGGGCATGTTTCAAGAATGATTTCAACATATAAGTATTGCTTGAGTAGGCTTTCCCCGGAGGTAAAAGCAATTTTCAAATTTCATTAAAATAGCCGAAAGTATAAGGCTTTCCAGATATGTTTTAAAGGTGCTTTCTGCAAAACAGGCTTGAAAACCAATCTTTTTGCAGCCTTATAGTAGGCCATACACTTCCCAAACCTAAGAGGCTCCTGCTTGGCCACTACAGCCAGTGATTGCTATTGAACGCAAGTAGCTACATGGAATATAATTAAAAAAAGTTGAAGTAGCATTAGGGGTAACGCAAAAAAAGGGTGTCTATACTTTTGAAATGCAGAAAAGCGCTTTGCATCTATTTCAAAAACAACACTTCATCATTAACCAATTTAATGCTACAATGAAATTCCCCAAGTTACTTTACCTTCTAATAGCCTGCTCTTTATTCGTGTTTAGCTCTTGTACTGAAGACGATGATACTGGTCCAAACACTGGAAACAAAACCTGCCTTCCAGTGAAAGTGACTGACGAAGACCAGGTTACAAGCATCACGTACAGCAACGGCAAGATTGCCTCTTTCTCTAATGATGAGTTTGGCTCAGTAAATGTGCAGTATCATACCTCTGGTAACAAAGCAGACAAGCCAGCAAAAATGCCTTTCGGCACCGATGGATCCTTTGAATATATGTATGACAACCAAGGCAAGTTAACGGGCACTATGATTACTACGCCTGAGTTTCAGGGAGCCGGGCTTTTAGCAGAATTTGAATATTCTGGAAACAGAATTTCTAAAGTAACCCGCTACCTCGCCTTTCCGGGTGAAGACGAAGATGATCCCCAACTCTTTCCTTTTGGCTACACCACCTACCAGTATGACTCAAAAGGCAATGTTACCCTGGTAAAAGAGTTTGGCGATCAGGATTCTACCACGCCAGACAATACCACAGAGTACACCTATGACAGCAAGCCCACTCCTACGGCTGCTTTTATGGCGCTTTTCATAGGACTTCCTGGTATGACTCCGCCCGCGGCGAACAACATTTTGACGGAGGTACACAAAGAAGGCAACACCGTAGACAAAGACCTTTCTTACACCAACACCTACGTGTTTAATGAGAATGGGTACCCAACCAAAACTACCAGAACTTCTCAGAACGGTGAGGTAAGCGTCATCAACATTGATTATAACTGCCAATAAGCGGCACCACTTCTTTTTGTGAAAGGCCTGGGAAACCAGGCCTTTCTGTTTTGACTCCTTTTTACAGGTAACGTGCCATAAAATCAGGAAAACTACTTTCTTTGTTTCTCCATTGCACCCACTTTATGCGCCGAAACTTCCGATACCAAATTCGCCGGTGGCACCGGTACCTGGGCCTGTTGGCCGGACTTCAATTCCTGGGCTGGACCATAGGCGGCCTGTATTTCAGTTGGAGCAACATGGACGAGATTCACGGGGACTTACAACGGCGCGAAACTCCGGCTCTTACCTGGCAACCCGGTTGGGTAAGCCCAGACAGTGTATTGTCGCAGCTTCCGGCGAAAAGCAATTTGTTAGACCTGAAAGTGGTAAACGTGCTGAGCGCACCCATGTACCAGGTGAAATATCTACCACTGGGCTCTAAAGAAGTTTTATACCAACTGGCTGAAACCAAAACCGGTCGCCTAAGGCCAATGCTTTCCCGCCCTGAAGCCATTCAGGTAGCCCAAGCCGCCTTTTTACCAAATGTAGAGGTACAGAAGGTAGAGTACATCACCGCCGCCAACGTAAACGGCCACCACGAATACCGCGAGAGTCCCCTACCCGCCTGGGCTGTTACTATGGATCATCCCTCAGGTTGTACCGTCTATGTACCCGCAGCTTTAGGCACCGCTACTAAGTTCCGGAATGAAAAATGGCGGCTGTTTGACTTCTTATGGATGCTGCATACCATGGACTACCAAACCCGCGATCATTTTGGCAACTGGCTTTTGCGTGCTTTCTCTATAGCAGGCGTGTTAACGGTACTATCAGGCATTGGACTGTACGTATCCAGTTCACGCTTTATGCGAAAACGGTAATTGGGTTTAGGCTGTCTTTTCTGAAAACAAGGTATAAACAGCTTTGGCTTACGTGTCTGAATTGCCTATTTTGCCTACACTAATACGAACTAACAAACGCTTTATGAAACCAAATATCTGGCAATGGCTCCTGCTGGTCCTGTTGTGGCCCTCGCTTGTTGCCTCTGCCCAAACCCTTTCAGATTCGGCCTACATTCGGGAAAACTACACTAAAACGGAGCACCAGATTGCCATGCGTGATGGCACCAAGCTTTTTACCGTGGTGTATGCCCCTAAAAACAAAAGCCAGAAGTACCCCATCATGCTCAGCCGTACGCCTTATTCCGCGGGTCCGTACGGGGCAGACAAATACAAAACGGTGCTCGGCCCCTCTACAGACATGATGCGTGAAGGCTACATCTTTGCTTACCAGGATGTGCGCGGCAAGTTCATGAGCGAAGGCGAGTTTGTGAACATGCGTCCGCAGATTGCGAAGAAAGGCAAGAAAGACATTGACGAAAGCACCGATACCTATGACGCCATTGCCTGGCTTGTGAAGAACGTGCCCAACAACAACGGCCGCGTGGGCCAGTGGGGCATCTCGTACCCCGGCTATTACACCACCGTAGGATTGCTCAGCAACCACCCTGCCCTGAAAGCCTCTTCACCGCAGGCGCCAGTCACTGATTGGTTCTGGGACGATTTCCACCACCATGGTGCTTTTTTCCTGCCGCACGCCTTCAACTTCTTGGCTTCGTTCGGGCAGCCGCGTCCGCAGCCGTCGCCTACCGGTGCCCCGCGTTTCAACCACGGCACGCCGGACGGCTATGAGTTCTTCATGCACATGGGTCCGTTGTCAAACGCCAATGCGCTATACCTGAAAAATAATGTGGCCTTCTGGAACGACATCGTGCAGCATCCTAACTATGACTCTTTCTGGCAAGCCATGAACATCAGGCCGCACCTGAAAAACATCAAGCCTGCTGTGATGACCGTAGGCGGGTGGTTTGACGCCGAAAACCTGTTCGGGGCGTTAGAGACGTACAAGACCCTTGAGAAAAACAACCCCAACACGTACAACACCATTGTGATGGGACCTTGGTTTCACGGCGGCTGGGCGCGCTCTACCGGCGAAAACCTAGGCAAAGTTTCCTTCCGTCAGAATACCTCTGAGTTCTACCGGCCTAACATAGAAGCCAAGTTCTTCCGTCATTACCTGAAGGAAAACGGTAAAGGAACTCCGGCCCTGCCTGAGGCCTATATGTTCAACACCGGTGCAAACCAATGGCGTGAATTTGCTGCTTGGCCCCCTAAAAACACCCAGGAACGTCTGCTGTACTTCGGGGCGAACGGAAAACTCAGCTTCGAGAAACCTGCCGCCGGTGGCACTGGCTTTGACGAGTTCATCAGTGATCCAGACAAACCAGTACCGTTCTCTGAGGAAACTACCGTAGGCATGACCCGCGAGTACATGACCGACGACCAGCGTTTCGCTAGCCGCAGACCAGACGTGTTGGTATATCAGACCGATGTATTGACCGAAGACATCACCCTGGCAGGCGAAATTCTATCGGCCCTTAACATTTCC is part of the Rufibacter tibetensis genome and harbors:
- a CDS encoding M14 family metallopeptidase encodes the protein MLKSFLKHALCLGMFLYGVSAAYAQTALQTPEQFLGYRLGEQFTYHGRIVDYVRYLASQNQNKMQVQTYGHTYENRPLLLATISSPANMQRLEEIRTNNLKNTGLVSGQPTGGKQPAIVWLSYNIHGNESVSSEAVMQVLYDLVNPSNAQTQQWLENTVVMIDPCVNPDGRERYTQWYNRARNQVPNASPWAWEHHEPWPGGRPNHYYFDLNRDWAWQTQIESKQRAAVYSQWMPQLHADFHEQAVDNPYYFAPSAKPYHDAITPWQREFQGIIGDYNRKYFDKNNWLYFTRESFDLFYPSYGDTWPTYQGAIAMTYEQGGSGRAGVVIQKADGDSLTLSQRIAHHHAASLATVEAISDKVDQVVKEFRKFYSDAQTKPFGQYRSYVFKMKGEEGRIKELTDYLDRQQIRYGYAKGAGSSKGFNYQNGKTESIKYEAGDLVISAYQPKSTLLNVLFEPSARLEDSVTYDITAWSLPYAYGLKGAAFTGRISMNDSKPAAAITNTTVPAAYAYIAPWNGVQDLKLLASLLKSKVRVRYSEVPFEQNKVKYAPGTLIITRTGNESLGAKFDQLVTRAADSLGIKLTSSTTGFVTNGSDFGSRSVRYVKAPRVALLTGEGVSPYGFGEIWHYFEQQIGYPVTVLGGDYFANVPLHEFDVLILPTGSYTRILEEKTLNKVKDWVRAGGKLIAMESAVTFLADKPDFAVKKKAPDTTNAKKAPSAEDLKKYANRERESISEEVQGSVFRINLDNTHPLAFGYGTTYPALIRTSTLPQFMKDAWNVGVVKEEAPATGFVGSKAESNLQNGLVLGVQDLGRGQVVYLVDNPLFRAFWQGGKLMFGNAVFLVGQ
- a CDS encoding CocE/NonD family hydrolase, which translates into the protein MKPNIWQWLLLVLLWPSLVASAQTLSDSAYIRENYTKTEHQIAMRDGTKLFTVVYAPKNKSQKYPIMLSRTPYSAGPYGADKYKTVLGPSTDMMREGYIFAYQDVRGKFMSEGEFVNMRPQIAKKGKKDIDESTDTYDAIAWLVKNVPNNNGRVGQWGISYPGYYTTVGLLSNHPALKASSPQAPVTDWFWDDFHHHGAFFLPHAFNFLASFGQPRPQPSPTGAPRFNHGTPDGYEFFMHMGPLSNANALYLKNNVAFWNDIVQHPNYDSFWQAMNIRPHLKNIKPAVMTVGGWFDAENLFGALETYKTLEKNNPNTYNTIVMGPWFHGGWARSTGENLGKVSFRQNTSEFYRPNIEAKFFRHYLKENGKGTPALPEAYMFNTGANQWREFAAWPPKNTQERLLYFGANGKLSFEKPAAGGTGFDEFISDPDKPVPFSEETTVGMTREYMTDDQRFASRRPDVLVYQTDVLTEDITLAGEILSALNISTTGSDADWVVKLIDVYPDTARQNAHNPASVKMGGYQQMVRSEVLRGRFRNSYEKPEPFTPNQVTAVNVPLQDVLHTFKKGHRIMVQVQSTWFPLVDRNPQKYVPNIYEAKAEDFQKATHRVYHNAQQPSYLKVKVL